One window of the Vicia villosa cultivar HV-30 ecotype Madison, WI unplaced genomic scaffold, Vvil1.0 ctg.001797F_1_1, whole genome shotgun sequence genome contains the following:
- the LOC131636634 gene encoding uncharacterized protein LOC131636634, which produces MSQQSNPQSPSKVSATSARAQDVTNVPINPNEILEVTPLQMVTPYDLVTKRPRTSHAQRTKETARRPKKPSSNQTSQSSVPPSREELTKEVSRNANVNDANDAVNRNDDVNMDVHVDDNNRNDGVEDILGKDDVIADNDHTEVPVGAVYNEEVPSNVSADKCVNHFKYGQTEEKDPKKTQADKVINLDDPSDDDLVASINPSIAKRLMRRKGKQVVAEDSLKKKAVERKARIIAENESDFDVVVDVNDIHPKKKVSTNKLATSVPEVPIDNISFHYPSSVLRWKFVYQKRLALERELAQNALEYEEIMNLIHEDGLMKTVTQFSKCYEVLVKDFIVNLHEDNCNKKTKEYLKVFVRGKYVNFSPIVINKFLERSNEAQPELEVSNNQMCKVITAGQVKTWPVKGKLNAIKLSVKYAILHRIGASNWVPTQHKSTISAILGKFIFIIGTKTKVDYGTYIFEQNLKHAGSYSVKGPIALPSLIYGIILNQFPNILNDKYFVCKRASLLLFHHKLFQGTHVPDVVSTSVGPSKDRIPTSKAAMIAILRETCKELESRKLALEKLITSLKQMKELSLQTLMWRNRLKKMMNRTTKLRKKPVLMMAQIRKLDSAALSLKTGANVMS; this is translated from the exons ATGTCTCAACAGTCGAACCCTCAATCTCCCTCAAAAGTGTCTGCTACCTCTGCTCGTGCTCAAGACGTTACGAATGTCCCCATTAACCCTAATGAGATTCTTGAGGTCACCCCTTTACAGATGGTGACTCCATATGATCTTGTGACAAAAAGGCCTAGGACATCGCATGCACAAAGAACCAAAGAAACAGCAAGGAGACCTAAAAAGCCCAGTTCTAATCAAACTTCTCAATCGTCTGTTCCTCCCTCTAGGGAAGAACTAACTAAAGAAGTCTCAAG GAATGCGAATGTTAATGACGCAAATGATGCGGTCAATAGAAATGATGATGTGAATATGGATGTGCATGTGGATGACAATAATAGGAATGATGGTGTGGAAGATATTCTTGGTAAGGACGATGTTATTGCTGATAATGATCACACTGAGGTCCCTGTTGGTGCTGTGTACAATGAAGAGGTACCTAGTAATGTTTCTGCTGATAAGTGTGTGAACCACTTTAAATATGGTCAAACTGAAGAAAAAGATCCTAAGAAGACTCAGGCGGATAAAGTAATCAACCTTGATGATCCCTCTGATGATGACCTGGTTGCTTCTATCAATCCAAGCATAGCCAAAAGGCTAATGAGGaggaaaggaaagcaagttgtAGCTGAGGACTCTCTGAAGAAAAAGGCTGTG GAGAGAAAGGCTAGAATCATTGCTGAGAATGAGTCAGATTTTGATGTTGTTGTGGATGTCAATGACATTCATCCCAAGAAGAAGGTCTCTACTAACAAGCTTGCTACTAGTGTCCCTGAAGTACCTATTGATAATATTTCCTTTCACTATCCATCCAGTGTACTCAGATGGAAATTTGTCTATCAGAAAAGACTGGCCTTAGAGAGAGAGCTTGCTCAAAATGCTCTAGAGTATGAAGAGATTATGAATCTTATTCATGAAGATGGACTGATGAAAACTGTGACTCAATTCTCTAAGTGTTATGAAGTCCTTGTGAAGGATTTCATTGTGAACTTACATGAAGACAATTGCAATAAGAAAACTAAGGAGTATTTGAAAGTGTTTGTCAGGGGAAAATATGTTAATTTCTCCCCCATTGTGATCaacaaatttctggaaaggtcCAATGAAGCTCAACCAGAGCTGGAAGTATCTAATAATCAAATGTGCAAAGTAATTACTGCTGGACAAGTGAAGACATGGCCTGTCAAAGGGAAGCTGAATGCTATAAAACTAAGTGTGAAGTATGCTATACTTCACAGGATTGGAGCTTCCAACTGGGTGCCAACTCAACACAAGTCTACAATTTCTGCTATCCTAGGTAAATTCATCTTTATTATTGGTACTAAGACCAAAGTTGACTATGGAACTTATATTTTTGAGCAAAATTTAAAGCATGCTGGTAGCTATAGTGTTAAAGGCCCCATTGCCTTACCTTCCCTTATTTATGGAATAATCTTAAATCAATTTCCTAATATTctgaatgacaaatattttgtgtGCAAAAGAGCAAGTCTGTTACTCTTTCATCATAAGCTTTTTCAAGGAACACATGTTCCTGATGTTGTCTCAACATCAGTTGGACCATCCAAAGATAGAATACCTACAAGTAAAGCTGCTATGATTGCAATACTCAGAGAAACATGTAAGGAGCTAGAGTCCAGAAAACTGGCTCTGGAGAAATTGATCACCTCCCTTAAACAGATGAAGGAGCTGAGTCTGCAGACACTGATGTGgaggaacaggttgaagaagatgatgaatcggACAACAAAATTGAGAAAGAAGCCAGTCCTGATGATGGCACAGATAAGGAAGTTGGACTCAGCAGCTCTGAGTCTGAAGACTGGAGCAAATGTTATGTCCTAG